In one window of Helianthus annuus cultivar XRQ/B chromosome 17, HanXRQr2.0-SUNRISE, whole genome shotgun sequence DNA:
- the LOC118489244 gene encoding uncharacterized protein LOC118489244 gives MASYRESLKNSIIVSLLQARLKMAYEAMATGFECPSWNIKAWEMKLKDLGGNPVEPPSKPAAEEPAKVTEKVDDAGASKDAGGDAGTNAGEDAGRDAGEDFADEVMMEEGAAP, from the coding sequence ATGGCTTCATACCGGGAAAGCCTCAAGAACTCTATTATCGTCTCCCTCCTCCAGGCTAGACTGAAGATGGCTTACGAAGCTATGGCTACGGGATTTGAATGTCCTTCATGGAATATTAAGGCTTGGGAGATGAAACTGAAAGATCTTGGTGGTAACCCTGTGGAGCCCCCTTCAAAGCCTGCTGCAGAAGAACCTGCTAAGGTGACCGAGAAGGTAGATGATGCTGGTGCTTCAAAGGATGCTGGTGGCGATGCTGGGACGAATGCTGGAGAGGATGCTGGACGGGATGCCGGGGAAGATTTTGCTGATGAAGTCATGATGGAAGAGGGTGCTGCCCCTTAA